A single window of Zea mays cultivar B73 chromosome 10, Zm-B73-REFERENCE-NAM-5.0, whole genome shotgun sequence DNA harbors:
- the LOC100277547 gene encoding uncharacterized LOC100277547 (The RefSeq protein has 1 substitution compared to this genomic sequence), translating to MADPGGCLEVRLFYVRVSPHGGAAPPPRLALDLRPAGGEAAPVPLRLDRHDAASGEATYVSTAAARLPPPSAAFDVADHRGVALLRGSLRWCPGAKGGSHAWEIDCVPAAAAAASASAFEVYVAGCYAGEPAVLTHALRLATPEEAAAALVRRRSGALPAARDEGDNDMNTGSTQYPEGWYSDDDDGQLSWFNAGVRVGVGIGLGVCVGVGIGVGLLLRSYQATTRSLKRRFF from the exons ATGGCGGACCCCGGCGGCTGCCTCGAGGTCCGGCTCTTCTACGTGCGCGTCTCGCCGCACGGCGGCGCGGCCCCTCCCCCGCGCCTCGCGCTCGAGCTCCGCCCCGCGGGCGGCGAGGCGGCCCCCGTCCCGCTGCGCCTCGACCGCCACGACGCCGCCTCGGGCGAGGCCACCTACGTCTCCACCGCGGCCGCGCGGCTTCCCCCGCCATCCGCGGCCTTCGATGTGGCCGACCACCGCGGCGTCGCGCTGCTCCGGGGCTCGCTTCGGTGGTGTCCCGGCGCCAAGGGCGGTTCCCACGCCTGGGAAATTGATTGCGTCCCCGCCGCTGCGGCggccgcctcggcctcggccttcgAGGTGTACGTCGCCGGGTGCTACGCCGGCGAGCCCGCGGTGCTCACGCACGCCCTGCGGCTAGCCACCCCGGAGGAAGCTGCTGCTGCGTTGGTTCGGCGCCGATCGGGGGCATTGCCG GCTGCTAGGGATGAAGGCGACAATGATATGAACACTGGTAGCACGCAATACCCTGAAGGTTGGTACTCAGACGATGACGACGGGCAGCTCTCATGGTTCAACGCTGGGGTCAGAGTTGGCGTAGGCATCGGCCTGGGAGTCTGTGTTGGTGTAGGCATAGGCGTCGGGCTCCTCCTGCGCTCCTACCAAGCAACAACCAGAAGCTTGAAGAGGCGGTTCTTCTGA
- the LOC100279207 gene encoding putative RING zinc finger domain superfamily protein, protein MTVTAAAWPVCTICYEDLRPLSDQHLHCLPACGHVFHALCLEQWLEYCPGGKKKRTCPVCKQPCGAAHPPTRLYFSSTGTCPIQACPSPGSASGGADPEALAAEVARLEQKAASLGKVVEEQRQSINDLKSEAAWLREQAEAGDFMLQAAKKDKESVQILLNAKTEELSRKTSECGRLQEKSLALAKELAALKLSADMNLQEEEIMKFASLGNQGNLQNAVDVLKRSLAIRNKSYKELMVQCNVLGRSESRMQQKLEKAKEILKKLKARVQELEKELEDKENGLLRDLRSSKKFKADHIKSGNVTANSAFTSSSPGYENQTNKLDEVMQDPCNDKTHFDRLKSEAGSVLNAQDNLDNKDVDVIDLEANDSVFGDEQKAQFSAKPFGTDDSTPNSENKSSLCQNDDRHSVASECTTAHAANGGPFLKHREATVKSTFMANIRAKLHIPRESPSVRTNATSSTLESETLTIDGISKQATRLASGTGPQQIHNFNSFSDDFQAPGIPGTDGARRSIGKWCKGPADPSSASGSRGNLIAVGPDGRGGKVKILRDLGRPQDSKSQALWPKAQKVAGRGGQSQIHQFFGKR, encoded by the exons ATGACCGTCACGGCCGCCGCATGGCCGGTATGCACCATCTGCTACGAGGACCTCCGCCCGCTCTCCGACCAGCACCTCCACTGCCTCCCCGCCTGCGGCCACGTCTTCCACGCCCTCTG CCTGGAGCAATGGCTGGAGTACTGCCCTGGGGGCAAGAAGAAGCGCACCTGCCCCGTCTGCAAGCAGCCCTGCGGCGCCGCGCACCCGCCGACCCGCCTCTACTTCAGCTCCACCGGCACGTGCCCGATCCAGGCCTGCCCCTCCCCGGGAAGCGCCTCTGGGGGCGCGGACCCGGAGGCGCTCGCCGCCGAGGTCGCCCGGTTGGAGCAGAAGGCGGCGTCGCTCGGCAAGGTGGTCGAGGAGCAGCGCCAGAGCATCAACGATCTCAAGTCCGAG GCTGCCTGGTTGAGGGAGCAGGCGGAGGCGGGAGACTTTATGCTGCAAGCCGCGAAGAAGGACAAAGAATCTGTCCAGATACTTCTGAATGCGAAAACAGAG GAGTTGTCGAGGAAGACATCAGAGTGCGGGAGGTTGCAGGAGAAGAGCCTTGCATTAGCCAAAGAGCTTGCGGCGCTGAAGCT GTCCGCAGACATGAACCTTCAGGAGGAAGAAATCATGAAGTTTGCTTCACTTGGTAACCAGGGAAACCTGCAGAATGCTGTTGATGTTTTGAAGAGATCACTTGCTATTCGGAACAA GAGCTACAAGGAATTGATGGTCCAGTGTAATGTTTTGGGAAGATCAGAGTCTCGCATGCAGCAGAAGCTTGAAAAGGCCAAAGAAATTTTAAAGAAGTTAAAG GCAAGGGTACAGGAACTTGAGAAGGAATTAGAAGATAAAGAAAATGGTCTGTTAAGGGACTTGAGGTCTTCAAAGAAATTTAAAGCAGACCATATAAAATCTGGGAATGTCACAGCTAATAGTGCTTTCACTAGTTCAAGTCCTGGATATGAAAATCAAACAAACAAGCTCGATGAGGTGATGCAAGATCCGTGCAACGACAAGACTCACTTTGACCGGTTAAAATCTGAAGCTGGGAGTGTTCTGAATGCCCAAGACAACCTGGACAACAAGGATGTAGATGTGATAGACCTAGAAGCCAATGATTCTGTTTTTGGAGATGAACAGAAGGCTCAGTTTTCCGCCAAGCCATTCGGGACCGATGATAGCACACCGAATTCCGAGAACAAGTCTAGCCTTTGCCAAAATGATGACCGACATTCCGTGGCATCTGAATGCACAACCGCACACGCAGCAAATGGAGGACCCTTCCTCAAACACAGAGAAGCAACTGTAAAATCAACCTTTATGGCGAACATTAGGGCCAAACTGCATATTCCTCGGGAGAGTCCTTCCGTGAGAACTAACGCGACAAGTTCAACGCTGGAGAGTGAAACATTGACAATTGATGGCATCTCCAAACAAGCAACGAGATTGGCATCTGGCACTGGACCTCAGCAGATCCACAACTTCAACTCTTTTTCTG ATGATTTCCAAGCGCCAGGAATTCCTGGCACGGATGGAGCAAGGAGAAGCATTGGCAAATGGTGCAAGGGCCCAGCAGATCCCAGTTCTGCGAGTGGGAGCAGAGGCAACCTGATCGCCGTGGGACCGGATGGCCGAGGAGGCAAGGTCAAGATCCTGAGGGACCTTGGCCGACCCCAG GATAGCAAGTCCCAAGCGCTGTGGCCCAAGGCGCAGAAGGTTGCAGGCAGAGGTGGCCAGTCCCAGATCCATCAGTTCTTTGGCAAGAGATGA
- the LOC100272772 gene encoding Monodehydroascorbate reductase 5, chlorplastic-like, with protein sequence MTSALRRKAAQMASAATQCFSYSSLPATWALRQRGGGASVLRLSSRRTFSVSAAAGFDNQNREYVIVGGGNAAGYAARTFVEHGMADGRLCIVSKEPVPPYERPALTKGYLFPPDKKPARLPGFHTCVGSGGQRQTAEWYKENGIEVLYEDPVVAFDGKTQTLKTSSGKVLKYGSLIISTGCEASRLPEKIGGKLPGVHYIRDVADADALVSSLGSAKKVVVIGGGYIGMEVAAAACGWNLDTTIIFPEDHIMPRLFTPSLAKKYEELYQQNGVKFIKGALIEKLGAGSDGRVSSAVLKDGSVVEADTVIVGIGAKPVVSPFEAVGVNPKVGGIEVDSLFRTSVPGIFAIGDVAAFPLKMYNRIARVEHVDHARKSAHHCVETLLTSQTKAYDYLPYFYSRVFEYEGSSRKVWWQFYGDNVGEAVEVGNFDPKVATFWIDSDSRLKGVFLESGTSEEFSLLPQLAKSQPVVDKSKLQAATSVEDALEIARSSLRSSAMV encoded by the exons ATGACTTCAG CTCTCCGGCGGAAGGCGGCGCAGATGGCTTCCGCGGCGACACAGTGCTTCAGCTACTCCTCGTTGCCGGCCACGTGGGCTCTGCGGCAGCGGGGCGGCGGTGCCAGCGTGCTCCGGCTCTCTTCCCGGCGGACCTTCTCGGTCTCCGCGGCGGCCGGGTTCGACAACCAGAACCGCGA GTATGTGATCGTCGGGGGAGGGAACGCTGCGGGTTACGCCGCCAGGacgttcgtcgagcatggcatggCTGACGGCCGCCTTTGCATCGTCTCCAAGGAG CCAGTTCCACCATACGAGCGGCCAGCCTTGACCAAAGGCTATCTTTTTCCTCCGGACAAGAAACCGGCTCGCCTACCT GGTTTCCATACATGCGTTGGATCTGGTGGACAGCGACAGACTGCTGAATGGTACAAGGAGAATGGTATAGAG GTGCTGTATGAGGATCCAGTTGTAGCATTTGATGGCAAAACGCAAACCTTAAAGACTTCATCGGGGAAAGTTCTGAAATACGGCTCACTTATTATTTCTACTGGATGTGAAGCATCGAG ATTACCTGAGAAAATTGGAGGGAAATTACCTGGAGTTCACTACATACGGGATGTTGCTGATGCTGATGCTCTAGTATCCTCATTG GGAAGTGCAAAGAAGGTGGTGGTTATTGGTGGGGGCTATATTGGCATGGAGGTAGCTGCAGCAGCTTGTGGCTGGAATCTTGACACAACT ATTATATTCCCAGAGGACCACATTATGCCAAGATTATTTACACCCTCGCTTGCTAAGAAGTATGAGGAACTGTATCAGCAAAATGGTGTCAAATTCATAAAG GGAGCTCTTATCGAAAAACTTGGAGCTGGCTCTGATGGAAGGGTGTCTTCTGCAGTACTTAAGGATGGATCTGTAGTTGAAGCTGATACA GTAATTGTTGGTATAGGAGCAAAACCAGTTGTCAGCCCGTTTGAAGCTGTTGGAGTTAACCCTAAAGTTGGTGGAATAGAG GTTGATTCCTTGTTCAGAACTAGTGTACCTGGCATCTTTGCAATTGGAGATGTAGCAGCGTTCCCCCTGAAG ATGTACAATAGAATTGCTCGAGTGGAACATGTGGATCATGCTCGGAAGTCTGCGCACCACTGTGTAGAGACGCTCCTAACATCCCAGACAAAAGC GTATGACTACCTTCCATACTTCTACTCGAGGGTTTTTGAGTACGAGGGAAGTTCGAGGAAAGTCTGGTGGCAGTTTTATGGCGACAATG TCGGCGAAGCAGTCGAAGTAGGGAACTTTGATCCAAAGGTTGCGACTTTCTGGATCGACTCTG ATAGCCGGCTGAAGGGTGTTTTCCTCGAGAGTGGAACCTCAGAG GAATTCTCGCTTCTTCCGCAGCTCGCCAAATCTCAGCCTGTTGTTGACAAGTCAAAGCTCCAGGCCGCGACTTCTGTTGAAGATGCATTAGAGATTGCAAGAAGCTCACTCCGGTCCAGTGCCATGGTTTAG
- the LOC103642560 gene encoding aquaporin NIP3-2, with the protein MAEHATTGVEEQRQVAISMCSAPTPSKLVAVESSSLQKLMLKSPPQADAHGDEQQGREVPLAKKVAAEFVGTFILMFAVVSTVVADAQHGGAEGLVGVAAAAGLAVVAVVLAVVSVSGSHLNPAVSLAMGVFGYLPRAHVLPYAAAQTAGSAAAAFLAKAMYRPADPAVMATVPRVGAAQAFFLELVLTFVLMFVIAAVATDPTSSKELVAIAIAAAIMMNALIGGPSTGPSMNPARTIGAALATGKYKDIWVYLLAPPLGAIAGAATYTLIKP; encoded by the exons ATGGCCGAGCACGCCACAACGGGCGTCGAAGAGCAGAGGCAGGTGGCCATCAGCATGTGCTCGGCGCCAACACCCAGCAAGCTGGTGGCGGTGGAGTCGTCGTCCCTGCAGAAACTGATGCTCAAGTCGCCGCCGCAGGCTGACGCGCACGGCGACGAGCAGCAAGGGCGCGAGGTGCCGCTGGCCAAGAAGGTGGCGGCGGAGTTCGTGGGCACGTTCATCCTCATGTTTGCGGTGGTGTCGACCGTCGTGGCGGACGCGCAGCACGGCGGCGCGGAGGGCCTGGTGGGGGTGGCGGCCGCGGCGGGGCTGGCCGTGGTGGCCGTGGTGCTCGCCGTGGTGAGCGTCTCCGGCTCGCACCTGAACCCGGCCGTCAGCCTGGCCATGGGCGTGTTCGGCTACCTCCCGCGCGCCCACGTGCTCCCCTACGCCGCCGCGCAGACGGCGGGGTCCGCTGCCGCCGCGTTCCTCGCCAAGGCCATGTACCGCCCCGCCGACCCGGCCGTCATGGCCACCGTGCCCCGCGTCGGCGCCGCCCAGGCGTTCTTCCTCGAGCTCGTGCTCACGTTCGTGCTCATGTTCGTCATCGCCGCCGTCGCCACCGACCCGACCTCG AGCAAAGAGCTGGTGGCCATCGCGATCGCGGCGGCGATAATGATGAACGCTCTCATCGGAGG GCCGTCGACTGGGCCGTCCATGAACCCGGCGCGGACGATCGGGGCGGCGCTGGCGACGGGGAAGTACAAGGACATCTGGGTCTACCTGCTGGCGCCGCCTCTGGGGGCTATCGCAGGGGCTGCCACCTACACGCTCATCAAGCCCTGA
- the LOC103641303 gene encoding chaperone protein dnaJ A7A, chloroplastic, whose translation MALVQFNGALVPQLGEKPRLLSLSAAIAKAAYSDARFLTPKTGSRGRGKHLLSPSYSLHSQTSSEQLNHVPSSRFRQKRGSRFIVRAEADFYSVLGVSRNASKSEIKSAYRKLARSYHPDVNKDPGAEQKFKDISNAYEVLSDDEKRSIYDKYGEAGLKGAGMGTGDYSNPFDLFESLFEGFGGMGGMGGGRAARNRPMQGDDESYNLVLNFKEAVFGVEKEIEITRLEGCNTCDGSGAKPGTKATTCKTCGGQGQVVSSTRTPLGIFQQVSTCNTCGGTGEFSTPCNTCGGDGRVRRTKRISLKVPAGVDSGSRLRVRSEGNAGRRGGPPGDLYVFIDVLSDPVLKRDGTNILYTCKVSYIDAILGTTVKVPTVDGTVDLKIPSGTQPGTTLVMSKKGVPLLGKSNARGDQLVRVQVEIPKRLSSDEKKLIEELANLNKAQTANSRR comes from the exons ATGGCGCTAGTACAGTTCAACGGTGCCTTGGTTCCTCAACTCGGTGAAAAGCCTCGGCTGCTATCCTTGTCAGCTGCAATCGCAAAGGCTGCCTATTCTGATGCAAGATTCCTGACACCAAAAACTGG TTCAAGAGGTAGAGGTAAACACCTGCTATCACCTAGTTATAGTTTGCATTCACAGACCTCTTCTGAACAACTAAACCATGTACCATCGTCAAGATTTCGCCAGAAAAGGGGTTCACGTTTTATCGTCAGAGCTGAAGCT GATTTCTATAGTGTACTTGGTGTCTCAAGAAATGCtagtaaatctgaaatcaagagcG CCTATCGGAAGCTTGCTAGGAGCTATCATCCAGATGTAAACAA AGATCCTGGTGCTGAACAAAAGTTCAAGGATATCAGTAATGCTTATGAG GTTCTGTCTGATGATGAGAAGCGATCGATCTATGATAAATATGGAGAAGCAGGTCTGAAGGGTGCTGGCATGGGCACAGGA GATTACTCAAACCCGTTTGATCTCTTTGAGTCCCTGTTTGAAGGGTTTGGTGGAATGGGTGGAATGGGGGGTGGCCGTGCTGCTCGGAACAGACCAATGCAAGGTGATGATGAGAGCTACAATCTGGTACTCAATTTCAAGGAAGCTGTGTTTGGTGTGGAGAAGGAGATTGAGATAACCAGATTGGAAGGCTGTAACACCTGCGACGGAAGTGGTGCCAAGCCAGGTACAAAGGCAACCACATGTAAAACTTGTGGAGGTCAGGGCCAGGTAGTCTCCTCCACAAGAACACCGCTTGGAATATTCCAGCAAGTCTCCACCTGCAATACTTGTGGTGGCACCGGTGAATTCTCCACTCCTTGCAACACCTGTGGGGGTGATGGCCGGGTGCGAAGGACAAAGAGGATCAGCCTAAAGGTTCCTGCTGGAGTGGATTCTGGAAGCAGGCTGAGGGTCCGGTCTGAGGGTAATGCTGGGCGGCGAGGAGGCCCTCCTGGGGACCTTTATGTCTTCATTGATGTTCTCTCTGATCCTGTTCTTAAGCGAGATGGGACAAACATTCTCTACACATGCAAGGTTTCTTACATTGATGCAATCCTTGGGACAACCGTCAAAGTCCCCACTGTTGACGGAACGGTTGACCTTAAGATACCCTCAGGGACTCAGCCAGGCACAACTCTGGTGATGTCCAAGAAAGGTGTCCCGCTTCTCGGGAAGTCAAATGCCCGTGGAGACCAGCTGGTGCGTGTCCAGGTTGAGATTCCGAAGCGTCTGAGCAGCGACGAGAAGAAGCTAATTGAGGAGCTTGCAAACCTGAACAAGGCTCAAACAGCCAATAGCAGGAGATGA